Proteins encoded together in one Cellulomonas gilvus ATCC 13127 window:
- a CDS encoding IS3 family transposase (programmed frameshift), with the protein MPRPYPKEFREDVVAVARRGDAPIKQVAHDFGIAESCLRNWLRDADVEDGNRPGVTRSESAELREANRRIRLLEQENEILRRAAAYLSQAHLPKRLYPLVSELAADGIPVAVTCRVLKLARQPYYRWLAAPVGARELERAHLANVLFDAHRDDPEFGHRLLADEAHRAGVRACDRTVWRICSEHGWWSAFGKKRTRTGKKAGPPAHDDLVLRQFRADGPNRLWLWDITEHGTSEGRLYLCAIKDVFSNRIVGYSISDRMTSQIAVDALVSAVQRRGDVAGCVVHSDRGSQFRSRKVARVLGRHDLLGSMGQVASAGDNAAMESFFSLLQKNVLNRRRWTTRDELRLAIIVWIERTYHRRRRQHRLGRLTPIEYETINTPQVALAA; encoded by the exons GTGCCCAGGCCCTATCCGAAGGAGTTCCGTGAGGACGTCGTGGCGGTCGCTCGCCGCGGGGATGCTCCGATCAAGCAGGTTGCGCACGACTTCGGGATTGCCGAGTCGTGTCTGCGCAACTGGCTGCGTGACGCCGACGTCGAGGACGGCAACCGGCCTGGGGTGACCCGGTCGGAGTCAGCTGAGTTGCGGGAGGCGAACCGCCGCATCCGGCTGCTGGAGCAGGAGAACGAGATCCTGCGCCGGGCAGCGGCCTACCTGTCGCAGGCGCATCTGCCG AAAAGGCTCTACCCGCTCGTGAGTGAGCTCGCCGCAGACGGGATCCCCGTCGCGGTGACGTGCCGGGTCCTCAAGCTCGCCAGACAGCCCTACTACCGCTGGCTCGCCGCGCCCGTCGGCGCGCGCGAGCTCGAGCGGGCGCACCTCGCGAACGTGCTGTTCGACGCCCACCGCGACGACCCCGAGTTCGGCCACCGGCTACTCGCGGACGAGGCCCACCGGGCCGGTGTGCGGGCGTGCGACCGCACGGTGTGGCGGATCTGCTCGGAGCACGGCTGGTGGTCGGCTTTCGGCAAGAAGCGCACCCGGACCGGCAAGAAGGCCGGACCGCCGGCGCACGACGACCTGGTGCTGCGCCAGTTCCGGGCCGACGGCCCGAACCGGTTGTGGCTCTGGGACATCACCGAACACGGCACGAGCGAGGGCCGGCTCTATCTCTGCGCGATCAAGGACGTGTTCTCCAACCGGATCGTCGGGTACTCGATCAGCGACCGCATGACGTCCCAGATCGCGGTGGACGCCCTGGTCAGCGCCGTGCAACGGCGTGGAGATGTCGCCGGATGCGTCGTTCATTCGGACCGAGGCAGCCAGTTTCGAAGCCGGAAGGTGGCCCGCGTCCTGGGCCGCCATGACCTGCTCGGGTCGATGGGGCAGGTCGCTTCCGCAGGCGACAACGCCGCCATGGAGAGCTTCTTCTCGCTGCTGCAGAAGAACGTCCTGAACCGGCGCCGCTGGACCACCCGCGACGAGCTCCGCCTGGCGATCATCGTCTGGATCGAAAGGACCTACCACCGTCGTCGACGTCAGCACCGTCTGGGTCGCCTGACCCCGATCGAGTACGAGACCATCAACACCCCTCAGGTCGCACTCGCCGCCTGA
- a CDS encoding DUF5701 family protein — translation MTLTDQLQHLIDLDLPAIADVTPADLAGWVAEVDGHPDGVLAVHPALAPPSTLAPLLSRQGKQGFVVHDMTDLDEFRPTPDLVIPDRPLYVVTGIDRGDDMLNWSPEEAAPAIAQRGRTPLTISEGISWLLQEPEVLVPNRCFMCIGSRKPKPKGYDARTPALWISGGTGHDGPARRDAPKVGWCWWRNRHTWLGFASATGRR, via the coding sequence ATGACCCTGACAGATCAGCTCCAGCACCTGATCGACCTCGACCTGCCCGCCATCGCCGACGTCACGCCGGCCGACCTCGCCGGGTGGGTGGCCGAGGTGGACGGCCACCCCGACGGCGTGCTGGCCGTGCACCCGGCGCTGGCGCCCCCCAGCACGCTCGCACCCCTGCTCAGCAGGCAGGGCAAGCAGGGCTTCGTCGTCCACGACATGACCGACCTCGACGAGTTCCGCCCCACTCCGGACCTGGTGATCCCGGACCGGCCGCTGTACGTGGTGACCGGGATCGACCGAGGCGACGACATGCTGAACTGGAGCCCTGAGGAGGCGGCTCCCGCGATCGCTCAGCGAGGGCGCACGCCGCTGACGATCAGCGAAGGCATCAGCTGGCTGCTCCAGGAGCCAGAGGTCCTCGTGCCGAACCGGTGCTTCATGTGCATCGGCTCGCGGAAGCCGAAGCCCAAGGGCTACGACGCCCGCACGCCGGCGCTGTGGATCAGCGGCGGCACCGGACACGATGGACCGGCACGCAGAGACGCTCCGAAGGTCGGCTGGTGCTGGTGGCGGAACCGGCACACCTGGCTGGGGTTCGCCTCGGCCACCGGCCGCCGATGA
- a CDS encoding AAA family ATPase has product MPTTEPAPDRSILGKNDDGRRFLTRGLGELVPPAPREEQVSFLVTKEHRRFAEFADTVRRHRHVGLCWGPPGVGKTLSARHYAGTDHWARWQHTLTSGTDPGAVPERVLQARTAFWTPTVNASTREVDRALPRACQEISYAVDYHQYGKVDPFVHPASAGSALTELLIIDEADRLRTVGLEQVRDYYDRHRLGVILIGMPGIEKRLARYPQLYSRIGFAHEYRSLGPDELTAVLTRRWQSDKHPDEDDLAQAAAITTVARVTGGNFRLVDRLLTQIERIRQINHLPTVTPEVVEAAREALLVGH; this is encoded by the coding sequence ATGCCAACGACTGAACCTGCCCCCGACCGGAGCATCCTCGGCAAGAACGACGACGGCCGGCGCTTCCTGACCAGAGGACTGGGTGAGCTTGTCCCGCCGGCGCCGCGTGAGGAGCAGGTCTCCTTCTTGGTCACGAAGGAGCACCGGCGGTTCGCAGAGTTCGCCGACACCGTGCGACGCCACCGCCACGTCGGGCTGTGCTGGGGGCCGCCCGGGGTTGGCAAGACCCTGTCTGCTCGCCACTACGCCGGCACGGATCACTGGGCGCGTTGGCAGCACACCCTCACCAGCGGCACCGATCCCGGTGCCGTGCCCGAACGCGTCCTGCAGGCGCGGACCGCGTTCTGGACGCCCACGGTCAACGCGAGCACCCGCGAAGTCGACCGGGCCTTGCCCCGCGCGTGCCAGGAGATCTCCTACGCCGTCGACTACCACCAGTACGGCAAGGTCGACCCCTTCGTGCACCCGGCCTCAGCGGGCTCTGCGCTCACCGAGCTGCTCATCATCGACGAAGCCGACCGGCTTAGAACCGTCGGGCTGGAGCAAGTCCGCGACTACTACGACCGACACCGCCTCGGCGTCATCCTGATCGGCATGCCCGGGATCGAGAAGCGCCTGGCCCGTTACCCCCAGCTCTACAGCAGGATCGGCTTCGCCCACGAGTACCGATCACTGGGGCCCGACGAGCTCACCGCCGTCCTCACCCGCCGCTGGCAATCAGATAAGCACCCGGACGAAGACGACTTGGCTCAGGCCGCCGCCATCACCACGGTCGCCCGCGTCACCGGCGGCAACTTCCGCCTCGTCGACCGACTCCTCACTCAGATTGAACGCATCCGCCAGATCAACCACCTCCCGACGGTGACACCGGAGGTCGTCGAAGCGGCCCGCGAGGCCCTCCTCGTCGGGCACTGA
- a CDS encoding Mu transposase C-terminal domain-containing protein yields the protein MLLCQHLQDGVPLTRLAEHAGIPERTLRRWATTYRADGTVDSLERRRRSDAGQRRLPDDLIAAVEALALRRPAPTTAFVHRRIADMARDRGLAPPSYSTVRDIVTSIDPGLRTLATGGDTAYRDRFELVYRRSAARPNEQWQAAHTLLDVQILDAHRRPARPWLTVVLDDYSRAVAGYTLFLGAPSAERTVLALHQAVIAKGNPAWPVQGLPDVLYSDHGSDFTSSRLERVCLDTHVSLIHSRIGVPQGRGKIERLFRTITTELLPHLPGYIPHGTGGQPTTPPQLTLAELDSAVELFVVEEYHSRPHSETRQPPVVRWLADGWIPRSPAHPEDLDTLLLTAATSRIVQRDGIRFSGTRYISPVLAAYVGESVTIRYDPRDAAEVRVYYCDKYLCRAIAPELAREAVTLEQLQDARVARRRALKKELRERRSLADALPADHHYAVVQPAGLPGVDGQRPPAEPPVPRHRLRTYAND from the coding sequence TTGCTGCTGTGCCAGCACCTCCAGGACGGAGTGCCGCTGACCCGCCTGGCTGAGCACGCTGGCATCCCGGAGCGCACGCTGCGCCGGTGGGCAACGACCTACCGGGCCGACGGGACCGTCGATTCACTGGAACGTCGACGGCGCAGCGACGCCGGCCAGCGCCGGCTGCCCGACGACCTCATCGCGGCCGTCGAGGCGTTGGCTCTACGCCGGCCCGCCCCGACGACCGCGTTCGTGCACCGCCGGATCGCTGACATGGCGCGCGACCGCGGGCTGGCTCCGCCGAGCTACTCCACGGTGCGCGACATCGTCACCAGCATCGACCCAGGTCTGCGCACCCTTGCGACGGGTGGCGACACCGCCTATCGGGATCGGTTCGAGCTGGTCTACCGGCGCTCGGCGGCCCGCCCGAACGAACAGTGGCAGGCCGCCCACACGCTGCTCGACGTGCAGATCCTCGATGCCCACCGACGCCCGGCACGACCGTGGCTGACGGTAGTGCTGGACGACTACTCGCGTGCCGTCGCCGGCTACACGCTCTTCCTCGGCGCGCCGAGCGCCGAGCGGACGGTCCTCGCGCTGCACCAGGCCGTCATCGCGAAGGGCAACCCTGCCTGGCCGGTCCAAGGCCTACCCGACGTGCTCTACAGCGACCACGGCAGCGACTTCACCAGCAGCCGGCTCGAGCGGGTCTGCCTCGACACCCACGTCAGCCTGATCCACTCCCGGATCGGGGTCCCGCAAGGCCGCGGCAAGATCGAGCGCCTCTTCAGGACCATCACCACCGAGCTGCTGCCGCACCTGCCGGGGTACATCCCGCACGGCACCGGCGGGCAACCCACCACACCGCCGCAGCTCACCCTCGCCGAGCTCGACAGCGCAGTCGAGCTCTTCGTCGTCGAGGAGTATCACAGCCGGCCGCACTCCGAGACCCGGCAGCCGCCCGTGGTCCGCTGGCTCGCCGACGGTTGGATCCCTCGCAGCCCAGCCCACCCGGAGGACCTCGACACGCTCCTGCTCACGGCGGCTACCAGCCGCATCGTCCAACGTGACGGGATCCGCTTCTCCGGCACCCGGTACATCAGCCCGGTGCTCGCCGCCTACGTCGGAGAGAGCGTCACCATCCGCTACGACCCCCGCGACGCAGCCGAGGTCCGCGTCTACTACTGCGATAAGTACCTGTGCCGGGCGATCGCACCTGAGCTCGCCCGCGAAGCAGTCACGCTGGAGCAGCTGCAGGACGCTCGCGTCGCCAGACGGCGGGCGCTGAAGAAGGAGCTGCGCGAGCGTCGGAGTCTGGCCGACGCCTTGCCCGCGGATCACCACTACGCCGTGGTGCAGCCCGCGGGCTTGCCGGGCGTGGACGGGCAGCGTCCGCCGGCCGAGCCGCCCGTCCCTCGTCACAGGCTGCGGACCTATGCCAACGACTGA
- a CDS encoding recombinase family protein — MELGYARVSTAKQDLDRQVEALVAAGVARDKIFLDKKSGATTDRPGLRAVLEYAREGDVIVVNTLDRLGRTVRDTLNLIHDLTDRGVGVRNLADPIKVDSANPSDPMGQLAVVLLALFAQMERTYTVERAAHARAVATAKGRRIGRPVLVDADKLAYAAHLREAGHSIAEIVAKTGIARTSLYRHLPPRAVEHLTAAPATEQAAAESAR, encoded by the coding sequence GTGGAGTTGGGCTACGCACGCGTCTCGACGGCGAAGCAGGACCTTGACCGGCAGGTCGAGGCGCTCGTGGCGGCCGGCGTCGCACGGGACAAGATCTTTTTGGACAAGAAGTCCGGCGCGACCACCGACCGGCCGGGCCTCCGGGCGGTGTTGGAGTACGCCCGTGAGGGCGACGTCATCGTCGTGAACACCCTGGACCGCCTGGGGCGCACGGTGCGCGACACCCTCAACCTGATCCACGACCTCACCGACCGCGGCGTCGGGGTCCGCAACCTCGCGGACCCGATCAAGGTCGACTCCGCGAACCCCAGCGACCCGATGGGACAGCTCGCGGTCGTCCTGCTGGCCCTGTTCGCGCAGATGGAACGGACCTACACCGTCGAGCGCGCCGCCCACGCTCGAGCTGTTGCCACAGCCAAGGGCCGGCGGATTGGCCGACCCGTCCTGGTCGACGCTGACAAGCTCGCCTACGCCGCCCACCTGCGTGAGGCCGGCCACTCCATCGCGGAGATCGTCGCCAAGACGGGGATCGCCCGCACCAGCCTGTACCGCCACCTGCCGCCTCGGGCCGTCGAGCACCTCACCGCTGCGCCGGCGACCGAGCAGGCGGCAGCGGAGTCCGCGAGGTAG
- the merA gene encoding mercury(II) reductase, whose amino-acid sequence MDEYDLIVIGTGGAAMAAGIEARSRGNSVLLVEHGPLGGTCLNIGCVPSKNLLAAAGQRHRAATHPFEGISTSAGPVALGALMEQKQALIDRLRQAKYADVADAHGFPILQGHARFIDQETLQVDGQALRARHGYVVATGVAPHIPDLPGLGDVAYLTSTTAMEQQDLPASMVVLGAGYVGLEQAQLWAHLGVAVTIVGRFAPHAEPEVADVLLGVFQDEGITVVQERATEVRATHDGVEVRTGSERRLTGQRLLVATGRFADTSDLALIAAGVATDRRGFVVVDENQRTTNPRVFAAGDVSGVPQYVYVAAQTGHVAAAGALGQPSAVDYRGLPGVTFTTPQIASAGLTEDQALAAGHACECRVLGAQDIPRALVNQDTRGVLKLVIDAESRKILGVHAALDGAGELMLAATYAIKFGLTVDDLADTWAPYLTMSEALRIAAGLFRSALPTSCCA is encoded by the coding sequence ATGGACGAGTACGACCTGATCGTCATCGGGACCGGCGGCGCTGCGATGGCCGCGGGCATCGAGGCACGGTCCCGCGGCAACAGCGTCTTGCTCGTCGAGCACGGGCCGCTAGGCGGGACCTGCCTGAACATCGGTTGCGTGCCCAGCAAGAACCTCCTCGCCGCCGCCGGGCAGCGCCACCGTGCGGCCACGCACCCCTTTGAAGGCATCTCCACCAGCGCGGGCCCGGTCGCCTTGGGCGCCCTGATGGAGCAGAAGCAGGCCTTGATCGACCGCCTGCGCCAAGCGAAGTACGCCGACGTCGCCGACGCCCACGGCTTCCCGATCCTGCAGGGCCACGCACGCTTCATCGACCAAGAGACACTGCAGGTCGACGGCCAGGCCCTGCGAGCACGGCACGGGTACGTCGTGGCCACCGGCGTGGCACCACACATCCCGGACCTCCCGGGGTTGGGTGACGTGGCGTACCTGACCTCCACCACCGCGATGGAGCAGCAGGACCTACCCGCATCCATGGTGGTGCTCGGCGCCGGGTATGTCGGGCTCGAGCAGGCCCAGCTGTGGGCGCACCTCGGTGTCGCCGTCACCATCGTCGGACGCTTCGCGCCCCACGCGGAGCCGGAGGTTGCAGACGTGTTGCTCGGCGTGTTTCAGGACGAGGGCATCACCGTGGTGCAGGAGCGCGCGACGGAGGTGCGGGCGACTCACGACGGCGTTGAGGTCCGGACCGGGAGCGAGAGGCGGCTGACGGGCCAGCGGTTGCTCGTGGCGACCGGGCGCTTCGCCGACACGTCCGACCTGGCTCTCATTGCGGCAGGTGTTGCTACTGACAGGCGCGGCTTCGTCGTCGTCGACGAGAACCAGCGGACCACCAACCCACGGGTCTTCGCGGCCGGGGACGTGTCCGGCGTCCCGCAGTACGTCTACGTCGCAGCCCAGACAGGACACGTCGCCGCAGCCGGCGCGCTCGGCCAGCCCTCAGCAGTGGACTATCGAGGGCTGCCCGGCGTCACCTTCACCACGCCCCAGATCGCCAGCGCGGGACTGACGGAGGACCAAGCTCTCGCCGCTGGGCACGCCTGCGAATGCCGCGTCCTAGGAGCGCAAGACATCCCGCGCGCCCTGGTCAACCAGGACACCCGCGGTGTCCTCAAGCTCGTCATCGACGCCGAGAGCCGCAAGATCCTCGGGGTGCACGCTGCCCTGGACGGCGCAGGCGAACTGATGCTCGCAGCGACCTACGCGATCAAGTTCGGCCTCACCGTGGACGACCTCGCCGACACTTGGGCCCCCTACCTAACGATGAGCGAAGCCCTGCGCATCGCCGCCGGCTTGTTCCGCTCAGCGCTGCCCACGAGCTGCTGCGCATAG
- a CDS encoding heavy metal-responsive transcriptional regulator → MRIGELAATAGVTTKTIRYYESAGVLPAPARQASGYREYDHRAVDRLAFVKAAQAAGLTLAEIVDVVSARESAGAPCAHVAAVLEQHAHDLERRIAELTTLLTQVRQLSARAKTLHPDQCTPAQVCHLIPTA, encoded by the coding sequence ATGCGCATCGGAGAGCTGGCCGCCACGGCCGGCGTGACGACCAAGACGATCCGCTACTACGAGAGCGCCGGCGTGCTGCCAGCGCCGGCTCGCCAAGCGTCGGGCTACCGGGAGTACGACCACCGGGCGGTCGACCGGCTGGCGTTCGTGAAGGCCGCGCAGGCGGCCGGGCTGACCCTGGCGGAGATCGTCGACGTCGTCTCTGCCCGCGAAAGCGCCGGCGCACCGTGCGCACACGTCGCGGCAGTGCTCGAACAGCACGCCCACGATCTTGAGCGGCGGATCGCCGAGCTCACGACTCTGTTAACCCAGGTGCGCCAGCTCAGCGCGCGGGCAAAGACTCTGCACCCTGACCAGTGCACCCCCGCCCAGGTCTGTCACCTCATCCCCACCGCCTGA
- a CDS encoding cation diffusion facilitator family transporter has translation MNGQDARDHQRGGAAGEVTTSGEHSCEHGHGHGRDRAPEHGHDHPAGIRGWLHEVFVPHSHDAADSIDDALEASSQGIRTVKISLVVLGVTAVAQLAIVAVSGSVALLADTIHNFSDAMTAVPLWIAFVLGRRAPTRRYTHGYGRAEDLAGLFIVAMIALSAVVAGVESIRRLADPQPLDNLGWVLGAGIIGFAGNEAVAVYRIRIGRRIGSAALVADGLHARTDGFTSLAVVLGVIGVWAGFPLADPVVGLLITAAILILLWGTARDVGRRILDGVDPALVDRAEDTLGHVDGVNDVTDLRLRWSGHRLNLQAALGADPATTVAETDALTARADHHLRHTLPNLGRVDLTVISSQPHRT, from the coding sequence GTGAACGGCCAGGATGCGCGCGACCACCAGCGCGGCGGCGCAGCGGGCGAGGTGACGACCTCCGGCGAACACTCCTGCGAGCACGGCCATGGGCATGGGCGGGACCGCGCACCCGAGCACGGTCACGATCACCCGGCGGGGATCCGCGGGTGGCTGCACGAGGTGTTCGTCCCGCACAGCCACGACGCGGCCGACTCGATCGACGACGCCCTCGAGGCCAGCAGCCAGGGCATCCGCACGGTCAAGATCAGCCTCGTCGTCCTCGGCGTCACCGCTGTGGCGCAGCTCGCCATCGTCGCGGTCAGCGGCTCGGTCGCCCTCCTGGCCGACACCATCCACAACTTCTCCGACGCCATGACCGCCGTCCCGCTGTGGATCGCGTTCGTCCTCGGCCGACGCGCGCCCACCCGGCGATACACGCACGGCTACGGGCGAGCGGAGGACCTCGCCGGTCTGTTCATCGTGGCCATGATCGCCCTATCCGCAGTCGTGGCCGGCGTCGAGTCGATACGCCGGCTCGCCGACCCCCAACCTCTGGACAACCTCGGATGGGTACTCGGTGCCGGGATCATCGGATTCGCCGGGAACGAGGCCGTGGCCGTGTACCGCATCCGCATCGGGCGGCGCATCGGATCCGCCGCGCTGGTCGCCGACGGCCTGCACGCCCGCACCGACGGGTTCACCTCCCTCGCAGTCGTCCTAGGCGTCATCGGGGTGTGGGCGGGGTTCCCCCTGGCCGACCCCGTCGTCGGGCTGCTCATCACCGCCGCGATCCTGATCCTGCTGTGGGGCACAGCCCGCGACGTCGGGCGCCGCATCCTCGACGGCGTCGATCCCGCGCTGGTCGACCGCGCCGAAGACACCCTCGGGCACGTCGACGGCGTGAACGACGTCACCGACCTCAGGCTCCGGTGGTCGGGCCACCGCCTCAACCTCCAGGCCGCCCTTGGTGCAGATCCGGCCACCACGGTGGCCGAGACCGACGCGCTCACCGCGCGCGCTGACCATCACCTCCGGCACACCCTGCCAAATCTCGGACGTGTCGACCTCACCGTCATCAGTTCCCAGCCTCATCGCACATGA
- a CDS encoding ArsR/SmtB family transcription factor, whose translation MSEDSRGCDLALDSPYVELAVEVFAMLADATRVRIILALRGGELAVGDLAQAVGKSPTVVSQHLAKLRLARMVTTRHEGTRVFYKLADEHARQLVTDAVFQAEHSIDAHPRHHHAQDVQ comes from the coding sequence ATGAGCGAAGATTCAAGGGGTTGCGATCTGGCGCTGGACTCGCCGTACGTAGAGCTCGCGGTGGAGGTCTTCGCGATGTTGGCGGACGCGACGCGGGTTCGGATCATCCTCGCGCTGCGCGGTGGGGAACTGGCGGTCGGCGACCTGGCCCAGGCGGTGGGCAAGTCCCCGACGGTGGTCTCCCAGCACCTGGCGAAGCTGCGCCTGGCCCGGATGGTGACCACCCGCCACGAGGGCACGCGGGTCTTCTACAAGCTGGCCGATGAGCACGCCCGCCAGCTTGTTACCGATGCGGTCTTCCAAGCCGAGCACTCCATCGACGCCCACCCGCGTCACCACCACGCGCAGGACGTCCAGTGA
- a CDS encoding DUF305 domain-containing protein encodes MKGHQEVEGQHQGQGGHHMRNMYLRYAAMIITGIVVMYAVMFVGTYRWDHVRFSESRVFMALTMGGTMALVMLGWMLNMYKNAKANIAVVAAGVLLIAGGVFLDRSQTTVQDTAYMKSMIPHHSLAITRSERAELADVRVCELAVEISEAQRREIDEMDWLIQDIQANGPATTPEEAQGRPVPAFEASADRQCAPG; translated from the coding sequence ATGAAGGGACACCAGGAGGTCGAGGGTCAGCACCAGGGCCAGGGCGGCCACCACATGAGGAACATGTACCTGCGATACGCGGCGATGATCATCACCGGGATCGTGGTGATGTACGCGGTCATGTTCGTCGGCACCTACCGGTGGGACCACGTCCGCTTCAGCGAGAGCCGCGTCTTCATGGCCCTGACCATGGGCGGGACCATGGCGCTGGTGATGCTCGGCTGGATGCTGAACATGTACAAGAACGCCAAGGCCAACATCGCCGTCGTCGCAGCCGGCGTCCTGCTGATCGCCGGCGGGGTGTTCCTGGACCGCAGCCAGACCACCGTGCAGGACACGGCGTACATGAAGTCGATGATCCCGCACCACTCCCTGGCCATCACCCGCTCCGAGCGGGCCGAGCTAGCAGACGTCCGGGTGTGCGAGCTCGCCGTCGAGATCAGCGAGGCCCAGCGACGTGAGATCGACGAGATGGACTGGCTGATCCAGGACATCCAGGCCAACGGGCCAGCCACCACACCCGAAGAGGCCCAGGGGCGCCCGGTCCCCGCCTTCGAGGCGTCCGCAGACCGCCAGTGCGCGCCCGGCTGA
- a CDS encoding four-helix bundle copper-binding protein, which yields MKTTQMLQTYPAEINLDRDLLARVIDALVECSQSCSACADACLSEDMVADLRKCIRTNLDCADSCATTARILSRHTGYDANITRAHLQACIAACRACGDECAQHAQMHEHCRICAEACRTCEAACTELLNAIG from the coding sequence ATGAAGACGACGCAGATGCTCCAGACCTACCCCGCCGAGATCAACCTCGACCGCGACCTGCTCGCCCGCGTCATCGACGCACTGGTGGAGTGCTCGCAGTCCTGTAGCGCGTGTGCGGACGCGTGTCTGAGCGAGGACATGGTCGCCGACCTCAGGAAGTGCATCCGCACCAACCTTGACTGCGCGGACAGCTGCGCCACCACGGCGCGGATCCTGTCCCGGCACACCGGGTACGACGCCAACATCACCCGCGCGCACCTGCAGGCGTGCATCGCCGCGTGCCGCGCCTGCGGCGACGAGTGCGCCCAGCACGCCCAGATGCACGAGCACTGCCGCATCTGCGCCGAGGCGTGCCGGACGTGCGAGGCGGCGTGCACCGAGCTGCTCAACGCCATCGGGTGA